DNA sequence from the Acinonyx jubatus isolate Ajub_Pintada_27869175 chromosome A3, VMU_Ajub_asm_v1.0, whole genome shotgun sequence genome:
agagaggccttTTCAACCTAGTGTTTAAAGACACACAGCAGGGTAagcatttcagttatttttagttAAAGAAAAACAGCCTTTTCCAAGGGTGACAAAGTGAGCTGAAGGTCAGAAGGAAGCAGGGTGTGGACTACTCAAAGCTCTTGCTCCAAAATCTGGAGATGAGGAAAGAAGGCCCACCCAAGAACTCAAGGGTGACTGGCCAGCAGAGGGACGACTTTGATGACTTTGGTCACTGGACTGGTCTAAGTAGGCTCAAAGGTGATTTCCACCTGCCAGTTGGTTGACATGCTTAACATTATTATTCTTGGGGGTTATTAAATTAAGGAATGATGCACAGAGCCAAGAGAGTGGCTTATTCAGTTGGATTCTGAATCACAATCAGGAAATAGTCTTTAtctgcaaaagagaaaaatgaaaaaataaatcactaaatgtaaaatgggagaaaacacaCTAGAAAGGAAATCATCCAATCACCAACCATAAAAGGGGAGGGGAACAATAAAAAGCATCAATGCTCAGGCTACTTCCAACTGCTGGGGAAACAGAAGATGAACTTGCAAGTTTCCCTGAGGGTGGGGGTAGGGCTCTGGTAGGTGTGGCTGCTGGAGAGCAAGCCCCTCCTCCTACCTGGCCTTGCAATGTATTCTCTTTTCTAATCTTCACAGTACTGACAGGGAAGTAGGATTATCACCTCTGTTTTCTGGGTAGGAGAACTCAGGTTCAAAGACTTTAAATGAATTGCTtatggcagtggttctcaaaagaAAGGGCATCTGAATCACCGGCAAGGCTGGGCCCCATCCCTAGCCCTTTGGATTAGTAGATCTGGAGTggagcccaagaatttgcatttttaattaggtttttaattttaattaggtttttaattttaattacaggatggttaaaataatttgcatttttaacaagttcccaggtgatgctgatgccgcAAGTTCTGGGACAACCACTGGTTTAAGAATACCCAGCTAGTTAGTGTCAAAAATGGAATTCCAAACTCAACCCTACTGGTTTTGGGTTAATGTCAGTTCTATCACAAGCTCAGCTGCTGGCCTTCAAGAGTCTTCTGGATGAGGAAAATTTCAAGGGCACCAGGTCAAATGGAGCCAAAGGTATCTCAATTCTAGTTCTGGGGATCCAGCCCGGCAAGGAAGAATGTCCACATGAAATCACAGCTAGTCCAAGCTCTCAGGGGTGAGCCTGACTGCTCTTCATATCATAGAAACAAAAATTGGAGAAGCAGGGTGTTTCAACATTGCCCACTTAACCAAACCACAAACATTTACTAAGGCTTCCATGTGTCTAGCCCCGGGCCAACCCCTTCTCATATGGTACCTCAGTAAATCACTCTGTGAGACAGATAAtagtgttttccatttcattgaggctcagagagtgaaatgacttgcccaagccAAGGCAAAAATGCAGAGCTGGGTAGCTAGGTAGCTAGCTGGGTTTGACCCAGATAACACTGAACGCTTCTGATCTGCCCTCTGCTGAACAAGGGAGAAATGGCAGGACCTTGGCCTTGTTTGCTTTGTGTGTGCTGATTCAAGCCTAAAGTTTGCTTCTTCCCATGACAACAGACTGTTGCAGATAGGAGGAAACAGATTTTACAAGATTAATAATTTCATGGCTAAGTAATCTGTATAAgttaaatcacttaaaaatataaacagaaataattAACAAGTcaccaagagaaagagacacaattAGCAATACTAGagtcttttttccaaataatcaaACTCTAAATTCAATACTATCACTATAAGAGCTTTGTGGGAAGCAGAGTGTTAAAGCTTGATTATGCTGCATTAACTTGGCTTTATATTAGTTAGgttaataaatgaaaaccaaagtctGTTTTTTTAGTCTTTTCACATGGGCTATTCTTGGCCAGGATGGGATGAAATTTGGTACACATATGGAGGGCCAGACGGTCTGAAACTATCTTTGCTATTTGTGGTCTGGGACGCAGCTTCTCAGTCTGATCAACGAGAAAGATGAGGTGGAAGAAGGGGACAGTGGACTTCCTTCCTGGGCAGTGCTCCTCCAAGTTGTTCCcaaggtgtggggtggggtgctAATTACAGTCTCAGAAGGACCCACCTCAAACATGCGGCAACTAGGCCTGTTCTAGGCTGGGGGCTGTCCCTGTGGGGCTTGTGCTCTGCGGAAATCCTAAGGCATTCTGGCCCTAATGCTTTAGAggctcctgccctgccctccccgccccccctcccccccacgtaTTTTTGCCATATCAAAGTGGGTGTGTCAAGTTATCAAATCATTGGTTTTCATCCTAAATACCATGTCCCACAGACATTCCTGACCCTCATCCCCCACTGGTGACCCCACCTCTTACTCCCACAGTGGGGTGTCAACAATGGAGGGAGATCTAGGGagtcattcatatatttattaatcaATTATGTGTTAAATGTATACTATGTGCTTACAAATCTCTGTCCTCTTGGAACTGTGTAGGCGGGGAGACAGACTTAAAATACAGATAAGCAGGCTGGTTGGctaaatgaaaaggcaagatGGAGCACTGGTAGCAGCAGGACGGCTGGAGAGGTGGTGAGGGTGTTCAGAAGGAACTTTCACTGTGTTTAAGGCAACCTCAAGCAGTCACACACCTCTCCAGTATAAAGGAATGTGAGGCACTGTCAGAGTGAGAGTGTCAGACAGAGTGAGCGAGCAAGTGAGAGTGAGAGGGTGTGCACATCCTCCCTGCAGGCCTCTGTGTGTTGCTTAGGAAGGGTCCAGCCACTCCATCCTCACCTCCACTGACAGGGCTGAGAGGCTTCTGGGCCTGTGAACCCCAAGAAGAACCTCTAACGTGGGAGTTGCCAATCCTGGACTCAAGTAGCAACTACACCCGTTAACTCTGAATGCCTTTGGGTCCTTAAGGGCAAGTTGAAGATGCCTTTGCAGCCAAGCTGAGAATGGACAGTCAGGAGCTTCCAGATGACTCTGTGGGTCCAGAGGAGACATTCTCAGAAGCTTTAAGTCAAGAGAAATTGTCCATGGAAAATCGAATTTGGAAACCACATCATTTGTCTTTGCCTCACAATGTGTGCCCTCACGTGGGCACAAAGTCTACTCGGACACACAGGGTCAACAGAGACCATTCCTAGCCTAACTTTTAGGGATGTGGAGGTTTGTGTAGCCATACAACATGAAATCTTGGGACGGTTATGAGTTCAAATATTTCTGAGCCTTTCTGCCTCACCCAAAGCCGACCCCTCAATCAATGGGGTGTCTCAGGGGACGAGAGCAGTATAATACTCTACTTGATgctttacagatgtggaaatcgGGGTTCAGACTTTGGTTGATGTAAAGTCACACTCAAGGGGAAATAGCTTCTGTCTGCTGCAATCTGGTTTTCCTCACAGAACCAGAGCATCATAATAGGTTGGCAAGTGATGCATTAGACACTGATTAAACTGATACACAGTGTATGGCATATTTTTGGAATAAATGCCACTGAAGTGATCTTATGTTCTCTGTTATCAAccagctctgtccccacccctctaGGGAGTGTCCCAGGGAGACTGTGGGCCCCTGTGACTCGGTCAATGGTTCTCTCCTTTGTATCCTTTCAAGTAGCAGAACTGGGCCAGAACAGGCTTGGGAACAGAACCAACATTGCTCTGCTACTTGGGTGGCTGACCCCACATCAAGTTACTCCAGAATTCTGCAGCCAGCCTCCCTGCCACTTGTGTTGCCAAGCCAAGCCCAAGGACCTTCAGCATCCCTAGCCTCCCTATTTCCCTCCTTCATCTAGAACCCAGTCACAATCATACCACCTTCTTGCCTTTAGAACTCTCACAGGGTCAAGTCCACACAGCTGAGTTTGGTGTTTGACACCTCTTGACCAAATGTCCTACCTCTCTTTCTTCATACACATATACTGATGGCCTAGATGAGCTATACAAGCATCATCGCGTGCACACCTAACTCCTGCACACTCACAACTATGTGGCTCACCCaaaaaagacagagggagggagagaagaaacaatataaaaatagtcCTGGAAAATCAATCTGTCTACCACCCCAGTCTGTAAATGTGAGTGAGGTGATGTAGGCCGGGACAGGTGGCCCTGATATTCCCTCCTGTGGTCCCAGTCCTTGTGGGCTTCTCCCAGGAGGAGCATCTCATCATGTGCAAATGATCCTCAAGGCACAGGTACTGTTTGTACGCACAGCTCCTAAATGCAGACCAAGCACTGCATGAGAAACAAAAGCAGCAATCTGTTCCAATGCTGGAGGAAAAGCTGACCATACGGGGCCCAGAAAGACAGGACTGAGGGATGGACtgactttatttaatgtttatttttgagaaagagcaagagagggggaggggcagaaagagagggagacagaggatccaaagcaggctctgtgctgacagcagggagcacgatgcagggcttgaactcatgaaccgtgagatcatgacctgagccaaagtcgatgcttaacctactgagccaccctggcatcctAGGACTATACTTTAGAAGTGGgcaatttaactttttttcaaggATAAAATGACTGTACGTATTTTTACCTTATGCTTTGAattttaaatcactaaattctttttccttcaaacACAGCTTTCCCACCCCTCCAACTTGCTTACACTCTTTCTTGTGCCTTCTAGATTTAGCTCGAATGTTCCCTCTTCTGGGAAGACCTAATCATACCTTCCTCTATGTTTCATGAGATCACGATTCCCCTCTGTGTCCTAGAATCTAGTACAGGGTCTGGTCTAGAGTAACAGTGAATAAGTATTTGTTGGGGATGCCAACCAGAGACTGGCCAGGCAGTGAGGCATATTACCTCTGAACCTTCAACTCTTCAGTCCTTTCCATGGCACCTGTGGAGACAGCAATGTGCCAAGCCTTCCTGATAAGCGGCACAGAATATGCTGTGACAGTCTGCTCCCAAGTGGGAATACGGAAGACCTCTTACCTGGTGCaaccataatttcatttttcttggagcGAATTCGAAGAAAGGTGAGGTCATTCTGGGGGTCGATTTCACGCACGGTGCTCCGGGCCTTCAAGATGAAGTTGTGCATGAGGTTGGCATACTGTGTGGTGGTGGGATTGTCCATGGTGCTCTTGATGGGAATGCCTGAGGGAGAGCAGAGACTGAACAGGATGTTGAAGCCCTTTTCTGCCCAGCTCCTAACACTGCACCCTTAATTCAAGAGTACTGGACTGACAGTTAACAATCAATGCCAGTATTTACTGAGGGCTTGACAGGCACAGTGCTGAGCACTTTAACTATGGCAGTGCCAGTCCCCAGAACTACTCTGGGGGTGGTATCACCATCTTCACTCgccaatgaagcaacagaagctCTGAGCGGTCACACAGCAGATAAGCAGTGGGGCTAGGATTCAAATGTAGGCCTGTGGGCTCTGCTGCTGGGTTCCTCTTTTCTTGGCACTGTCTTGACTGGCTTCTAGCAATAAAAGGAGagactatcattcagaacatTTAGAACCTGAACAAGGAGGGCAGCTCTTACAAATTGGTAAATATTGAaaagtaggaagaagaaaaaggtcaGCTTGTGCCAAGACATTACCATCTCTAGTGTTTTGATCCAGTTCCCACCAATGGAGGCTTTGGGCCCAGTTGTAAACACATTGTCTATACACATGATTGTGCCCCTCAAATTTAAGCCTGTTTCTCTGTCTGCATATACACTTGTAAACAGCATTGCTATTGCTTTCAAAGAGCCCACAAATGGACCTTCCACAGAGTTAATCATTCCTCTATTGCTGGTACATAGGCTGGATTTTATTACTTAATTACTAAGCAGCGAACACCATTGTGTACGAAGCCTTTTCTGTTTTGAGGATTGTTTTCTTGCAATGAACTATTAAATGGACCTCTTTTACTAGACAGTGCCTATTGTCATGGAGGTGAAGAATCGGGCTCAGCCTGAGCCACCTCAGAACACAACTAAATCATCAGGTATCTATGAATCACCGTGACATATTAGCAGGTTCCAATGAGGAGGCCTTAAGTGCCCACAGCTGACAGGCACTTGTGGGGAATATGGCACAAGTGGCTCCTCACATGTAAGTGGCTAGATTTGGGGGCTGACAACCCTGCTGATCTGGCCCACAAGTGACCAGCTTAAAGACTGGCCAAAGGCAATCACCCTCAGGCCTTCTCACAGGTGGCAAGAAACTGGCCCAATCTTTTCTTCTTAGGGAGCAGGAACACGAGATTGGGCAGAAGAGGACATAGTGGCAAGAGAGGCAGCTGAGTCAGAGAGACTGCTTTGAGCGAAGTGAAGTCATGAAGACAGACCATAGTGATCACTTGCCTTTAAGGGACGAGAGGgtgcttgcttcggcagcacatatgcTAAGGGACAAGAGGACTAGATCACTAGCGCTGCTACTGGATCCTGGATGACAACAATGTGCCCACCAGGGCACCTGGAGACCTCACTTCATAGCGGACTTTCCCAAGGATGGCCTATGAGCAGCTACGGTGATGACTGAGTAGAAACTCTGACCTGGATAAATACCCTGGGCTCTGTCTCTTCATAGCTATGTGGCCTCAGACATGTGACTTAACCTAAAcctctatttctttatctgtaaagtgatACTtgtgctgtgaggattaaatatggCTAATTCATTTAAGAATATTTAGGAAAGAGAGTATGAATGTAATAAATGTTGATTTGTTATCAACATCACCACACAATAAATCCCATCCCCACCCAGGGTACTTGAAGGGCCAGTATCAAGGCCTGGCAAAGTCTGCATGATCAAACCTCTTATCCTTCTCTTCTTATATACCACAAGGCCACCTTCTTTCAGGTTTCTCTGCCTggaactttccttccttccttcctcattcttttgTGATTCCCACTGATTCCTCAGGTTTCCATTTTCTGGTGTATCTACCCAGCCCCAGATGTGGTCAATGCCCCTATTTTACCATCCCACATGATTTTCCTTTGGAGCATTTTCTTTGGAGTTTGACACCTCACCATTATGGAAGTGATCATTATGACTATAAGCTTCCTGGGGGTCAGGACCAGGTCTGCTACACTCACCATTGTCATTAAAGAGACTCCATTAAGCATTTATTGCTGGTGACAAATGAGTGCTCTCAAGGGCTTCTTTCAGCAATTCAAATACTATCATGATTTTTATCACATTTCTACTTAGTGAGAGGTGTATGAAGGAGACAAGAAACTACTTGATGgctcactttaaaaacaaaagaaaacattagagGTGGTGAGGGGGCAGAACAGGGACCAAAACTGGGGAGAATTTCAAATAAGGATAAGAGATTAAGTCCAGATTCAGACAGTGTCAGAACTGCAGACATCTCAAAGATAGCCTAATGATTAGGTCGCCTGCTTCAAGCTTCTTCCTTTACAAATTGGGACTGTGCACTCTGCAGAAGTAGCTGGTCACAAGGGAGCAGGATTTCTAACCTGGGGCTCAGATCTGTCAAGACCAAAGTTGTATAACCAGATATTCCCACCAAACCCAGCCTCATCAATCAACAATAAAGAACATTAACAATATTTAACAGAGGCAGTAGCCCCTCACCTTATCTGCGGTATCACTTTCCATGGTTTTGGTTACCTGCATCAACTCTGGTCTGAAAGCAGATGATTCTCCTGATCAGGTCAACAGTGGCCTACCACTACGTCACAATGCCTGTATGTCATTCACCTGACTTCATTTCATCACGTAGGcaattttatcatctcacatcatcccAAGAAGGGTGAATACAGTATAATacgatattttgagagagaccatattcacctaacttttattatagtatagtGTTATAGTTGTTTACTATTAGTTATTGTTaacctcttactgtgcctaatttactAATTTAACTTTATCACAAGTGTGTACATGTAGGAAAAAACCACAGTATACATAGGGTTGGGTACTATCccggtttcaggcatccactgggggtttTGGaatgtaccccccccccaccacagacAAGGTGTGTGGGGGGACTactatttattaagcaccaactACATGTCAACATTGTTCTAGGTACTGGGGATACAGTAGTGAACACAAGAGACAAATATCTAACCTCATGAAGCTTACACATTTGAGTCTTTTATGTTGCCCCGTGTGGGTAGCAGCAGAAGATGGCAGGTGGTCTGACCAGGtacaaatggaatgaaatattcCTTAAGTTCTTGGCAATCTTGCTTAAATTCACACTTTTATTGTGAAACAGTTAAATATGGCCAACTCAGAGAAGTCAAAAGCTAGTGGCAGGTGTTTGGCAAGTGACTAGGATAAGGGTGTGTCATGAGTTCAGGGCCAAAAGCAATCAGTCTGGACTGGAGTGATCAGGAAAGGCATCCTGCAAGAAGAGGCCCCTGAGTTGAATTATGGGGGTAGGAAAACCCTACAGGGGATAATAGGAATCCCTAActaatcatcctttttttttttaactgtttatttttgagagagagagagagagagagacagaatccgaaacaggctccaggctctgagctgtcagcacagagcccaatgcggggctcgaacttgggatcggcgagatcatgacctgagctgaagtcagatgctcaactgactgagctacccaggcacccccctaacTAATCATCCTTAATGGAAGCTTCCAGAAAGCTTAAAGGCTCTATAGAGCAGTGAGTTCTGACCATCTCCATTCACAGTTGGCTGACCTTGGA
Encoded proteins:
- the DYNLRB1 gene encoding dynein light chain roadblock-type 1 isoform X3, encoding MLRIPVGLSLGQEVGDAEVEETLKRLQSQKGVQGIIVVNTEGIPIKSTMDNPTTTQYANLMHNFILKARSTVREIDPQNDLTFLRIRSKKNEIMVAPENRGDNPTSLSVL
- the DYNLRB1 gene encoding dynein light chain roadblock-type 1 isoform X2, whose product is MLRIPVGLSLGQEVGDAEVEETLKRLQSQKGVQGIIVVNTEGIPIKSTMDNPTTTQYANLMHNFILKARSTVREIDPQNDLTFLRIRSKKNEIMVAPDKDYFLIVIQNPTE
- the DYNLRB1 gene encoding dynein light chain roadblock-type 1 isoform X1; this translates as MLRIPVGLSLGQEVGDAEVEETLKRLQSQKGVQGIIVVNTEGIPIKSTMDNPTTTQYANLMHNFILKARSTVREIDPQNDLTFLRIRSKKNEIMVAPGAMERTEELKVQRKQR
- the DYNLRB1 gene encoding dynein light chain roadblock-type 1 isoform X4 gives rise to the protein MAEVEETLKRLQSQKGVQGIIVVNTEGIPIKSTMDNPTTTQYANLMHNFILKARSTVREIDPQNDLTFLRIRSKKNEIMVAPGAMERTEELKVQRKQR
- the DYNLRB1 gene encoding dynein light chain roadblock-type 1 isoform X5 — translated: MAEVEETLKRLQSQKGVQGIIVVNTEGIPIKSTMDNPTTTQYANLMHNFILKARSTVREIDPQNDLTFLRIRSKKNEIMVAPDKDYFLIVIQNPTE